In Helicobacter kayseriensis, the following are encoded in one genomic region:
- a CDS encoding alpha/beta fold hydrolase gives MKEQITKIKDYANVADASYALLHYIEENEEFKASDDEWEVQHRKEPPARWIYADGIKRGYELTRENTKNTKIQELLQSNQRSLGQPTAYALAIEARFAKDQFITINHKKKKIDNKIQNLIERKKDKPALEYQKIKVSTTKEKIKKEETSRSLSARTKAFVSRYEVIEHQKNTAYGFSATLFKDHENNNELILVCRGTEYTKEDFQTDIALAQGDIPLQCYDLARFYEEKVKHHLREEEKLLLIGHSLGGYLAQSFCLMYPHKVKELYTFNSPGVLNDWSKKFVKGDESSKIESSQWLLRWLEEKLSIASKLNTISLTFNLYHNTAIPKELEKYEFLIQKINDHLSITRNNPDFIPPPLKDANILHIETTNTLDTQEHLKTWLIENTTQHLGKDIKGDYLFLYVSEEGLDSHYLNCTLQTLSFYEYLLALSSNEAIFLKEGLQETFDALNTYHQNLSDYFSSFIGRIEGYKRRKESERMRTRGPKTPPLSEKLQAFYLEIAQKGKQTPLGILLGLYLDSLKKVSYENKTTLNELSQSKDLLEILSFLKERFYFLRSFDDQSLKEHQTNLQKAQDEAALRVALSTFALFVLVNQDNQPLLSQKDFFTLFGYNTPEIIAALSHWDGEYLAFQAKTTRALYFGGSVVIGA, from the coding sequence GATTTATGCAGATGGAATTAAGAGGGGGTATGAACTCACAAGAGAAAATACAAAAAATACAAAAATACAAGAACTGCTACAATCCAATCAACGCTCCTTAGGCCAACCCACAGCTTATGCCCTAGCCATTGAAGCTAGATTTGCAAAAGATCAATTCATCACTATTAACCACAAAAAGAAAAAGATTGATAATAAGATTCAAAATCTCATTGAAAGAAAAAAAGATAAACCTGCACTTGAATACCAAAAAATCAAAGTCAGCACCACTAAAGAAAAAATAAAGAAAGAAGAAACCTCCCGCTCTCTCTCTGCTCGCACCAAAGCCTTTGTTTCCCGCTATGAAGTCATTGAACATCAGAAAAATACTGCATATGGGTTTTCTGCAACATTGTTTAAAGACCATGAAAACAACAATGAGCTTATCTTGGTTTGCAGAGGGACTGAATACACAAAAGAAGACTTTCAAACAGATATTGCCCTAGCTCAAGGAGATATTCCTTTGCAATGCTATGATCTTGCAAGATTTTATGAAGAGAAAGTCAAACATCACCTAAGAGAAGAAGAAAAGCTTCTTCTTATTGGACATTCTTTGGGAGGATATTTGGCACAGAGTTTTTGCCTCATGTATCCTCATAAAGTAAAAGAGCTCTATACCTTTAATTCCCCTGGGGTGCTAAATGATTGGAGCAAAAAGTTTGTAAAAGGTGATGAATCTTCAAAAATAGAATCAAGCCAATGGCTTTTGAGATGGCTTGAAGAGAAACTGAGCATAGCATCTAAACTCAACACCATATCACTTACTTTTAATCTCTATCACAATACTGCTATCCCTAAGGAATTGGAAAAATATGAATTTTTGATCCAAAAGATCAACGATCATCTTTCCATCACAAGAAACAATCCAGACTTTATCCCCCCTCCATTAAAAGATGCAAACATTCTCCATATTGAGACAACAAACACCCTTGATACCCAAGAACATTTAAAGACTTGGCTTATAGAAAACACAACACAACATTTAGGCAAAGACATCAAGGGGGATTATCTTTTTTTATATGTTTCAGAGGAGGGTTTAGATTCACATTATCTAAATTGCACACTACAAACCCTCTCCTTTTATGAATATCTCCTAGCTCTTTCTAGCAATGAAGCAATCTTTCTTAAAGAGGGATTACAAGAAACATTTGATGCGCTCAATACCTATCACCAAAATCTCAGTGATTATTTCTCTTCTTTTATAGGAAGAATAGAGGGATATAAAAGGAGAAAAGAGAGCGAGAGAATGAGAACAAGAGGCCCTAAAACACCTCCACTCAGCGAAAAGCTTCAAGCCTTTTATTTAGAGATTGCTCAAAAAGGAAAACAAACACCTCTAGGAATATTGCTGGGGCTTTATCTTGATTCTTTAAAAAAAGTATCTTATGAAAATAAGACTACTCTTAATGAGCTCTCTCAAAGCAAAGATTTGCTTGAGATTCTTTCTTTTTTAAAAGAGAGGTTTTATTTTCTTCGCTCTTTTGATGATCAAAGTCTAAAAGAACATCAAACCAATTTGCAAAAAGCTCAAGATGAAGCAGCCCTAAGAGTTGCACTGAGCACTTTTGCTCTTTTTGTTTTAGTCAATCAAGACAATCAACCCCTTCTAAGCCAAAAAGATTTTTTCACTCTCTTTGGATACAACACTCCTGAGATCATTGCTGCTTTGAGTCATTGGGATGGAGAGTATTTGGCATTTCAAGCAAAAACAACTCGGGCTTTATACTTTGGAGGAAGTGTTGTGATTGGAGCATAA